A window of the Xiashengella succiniciproducens genome harbors these coding sequences:
- a CDS encoding O-antigen ligase family protein → MKKGSAHIVTLVQLLILCAMFSTAFMVSRGFFNDLLTAKQYGLEICALFGAVLLTLTLPFKRQIKFTKADGLVVLFVLWHLLSELLSDAPYSSYSKTLFNTLLWSLIYVFVRNQSAGPLFHWGGVSLFLLIALGQAGLGLMQLYGFSPSHHALFSITGTFHNPGPFSGFVASALPMALGIIAFPALVLNAAKAITPNHPVHLSVFFRVLAWTTLIAVAFVLPPAQSRAAWIAGTVGCLFVLTCHPVFKSFWHSLKNKLHSFSIPMRVLCLLAILLVVLVIGFGLYTMKKGSADGRVLIWQVTSQLIKQKPITGHGSGAFAALYMNEQANWFEAGKGTEVQSMVAGSPEAPFNEALKLWLEKGLLAVVLAGVLLYFLLRDYSPPSSSTWQAVRTPGQSLSHSALYIGVKGSLITLLVFSFFSYPFDISTFVLQLVVLVALLAGASTQLFSITGSRALFLTLPTAFAIIIVSVYFLPQRQAHYQAMKIWNQADQLYYLTAYKASVAAYQETFPQLQNNGLFLQMYGKALSMTEKHEESNKVLILAQKYLSSQIIQNTLGDNFKALGNFEAAEKAYRKSSLMIPSSLLPKYLSAILFTESNQLNKARLLAEDILNSPIKVESSATKEIMREMKKILDTEE, encoded by the coding sequence ATGAAAAAAGGCAGCGCCCATATCGTAACCCTGGTTCAGCTACTGATCCTATGCGCCATGTTCTCAACGGCGTTTATGGTGTCCCGGGGTTTCTTTAACGACCTGCTTACCGCCAAACAATACGGTCTTGAAATCTGCGCGCTGTTTGGTGCAGTTCTTCTAACGCTCACCCTTCCTTTTAAAAGACAGATTAAGTTTACAAAAGCCGATGGCCTTGTAGTTCTTTTTGTTCTGTGGCACCTCCTTAGCGAGCTCCTTTCAGATGCGCCCTACAGCTCCTATAGTAAAACGCTGTTTAACACCCTTCTCTGGAGTTTAATCTATGTTTTTGTCCGTAACCAATCTGCTGGTCCTCTTTTTCATTGGGGAGGGGTCAGTCTGTTTCTACTTATTGCGCTGGGCCAAGCAGGTTTGGGTTTGATGCAGTTGTATGGATTCTCCCCATCCCATCATGCATTATTTAGTATTACCGGAACCTTTCACAATCCAGGTCCCTTCTCAGGGTTTGTCGCAAGTGCACTTCCAATGGCTTTAGGTATTATTGCATTTCCGGCCTTGGTGTTGAATGCTGCGAAAGCCATCACTCCAAACCACCCGGTTCATTTATCTGTTTTTTTTAGAGTCTTAGCCTGGACCACCCTTATTGCCGTAGCATTTGTACTGCCTCCCGCGCAATCCAGGGCAGCCTGGATCGCAGGCACGGTCGGGTGCCTATTCGTGTTGACATGCCATCCGGTATTTAAGTCCTTCTGGCATAGTTTAAAAAATAAGCTTCATTCCTTCTCAATACCCATGCGGGTATTGTGCTTGCTTGCCATCCTGCTTGTCGTTCTGGTTATAGGTTTTGGACTTTACACCATGAAAAAGGGCTCGGCAGACGGCAGAGTGCTCATTTGGCAGGTCACCAGCCAACTGATAAAACAAAAACCCATAACTGGTCATGGTTCAGGTGCATTTGCAGCGTTGTATATGAATGAGCAGGCCAATTGGTTCGAAGCAGGCAAAGGAACCGAAGTGCAATCTATGGTGGCCGGCTCACCGGAAGCTCCCTTTAATGAAGCATTGAAGCTCTGGCTGGAAAAGGGCCTCCTTGCTGTTGTTCTGGCCGGTGTCCTACTGTATTTCTTGTTGAGAGATTATAGCCCTCCATCTTCCTCGACATGGCAAGCAGTCCGGACTCCGGGACAATCACTTTCCCACTCAGCCCTGTACATCGGTGTCAAAGGATCTTTAATAACCCTATTGGTTTTCAGTTTCTTCTCCTATCCCTTCGATATCAGCACCTTTGTTTTGCAGTTGGTCGTCTTGGTAGCACTCTTAGCAGGAGCAAGCACGCAATTATTTAGTATTACTGGATCAAGAGCGCTGTTTCTGACTTTACCGACAGCTTTTGCAATTATCATAGTCTCTGTCTATTTTCTCCCTCAACGTCAGGCGCATTATCAAGCGATGAAGATCTGGAATCAAGCAGATCAGTTATACTACTTAACAGCTTACAAAGCATCCGTAGCAGCCTACCAGGAAACATTCCCTCAATTACAAAATAACGGACTTTTCCTTCAGATGTATGGCAAAGCACTCAGTATGACCGAGAAGCACGAAGAAAGCAACAAAGTACTTATTCTTGCTCAAAAGTACCTCAGCAGTCAAATCATCCAAAATACGCTTGGCGACAACTTTAAAGCGCTGGGCAACTTTGAAGCTGCAGAAAAGGCATATCGTAAAAGCAGCCTTATGATTCCCTCATCACTGCTGCCCAAATACCTGTCTGCTATACTGTTTACGGAAAGCAACCAGCTCAATAAAGCAAGACTATTGGCCGAAGATATCCTCAATAGTCCAATAAAAGTGGAATCTTCCGCAACAAAAGAAATAATGAGAGAGATGAAAAAAATTTTAGATACAGAAGAGTAG
- a CDS encoding 6-bladed beta-propeller yields MKKIALCFLPIIVTSCTFLNKRIPEKFKDVDVNQITGNIKTGSVKKGLNKEIAIEDFDLNFELFLPDIIETAYGIKLDNAPDALIGSIEKIRLSDNYIFLLDRYTTKSVKKFNIDGSFITNIGQKGNGPGEYIQPTDFYLGDSIIVIYDQFKSSLLFYDLDGNFIKNKNIPFFAVSFHIFDSNTYVFHTLDSDNYHLPDIINYSLVWTDSTFNVKHVNAFREKDRYLSFLSKNNMDLYNNKLYYHEPFNDTIFRVSASGDIYYDYIITFPGNELPRKLLLKENKKDFLKATDINSTNNYVVKTSNPIITKDFIFMPIVRNASKVSIIYNSNRLLLDVCNYSSDQPISFMPPFRNILNCKDNTIIGYVNSYEISEHFEYMKRENRLHLLTEEFIDLAKNVNETDNAIIVFSKLKNVEQ; encoded by the coding sequence ATGAAGAAAATTGCATTGTGTTTTTTGCCAATAATAGTAACCTCTTGTACTTTTTTAAATAAAAGAATACCAGAAAAATTTAAAGATGTTGATGTTAACCAAATTACAGGTAATATTAAGACAGGCTCGGTAAAAAAAGGATTGAACAAAGAGATTGCCATTGAGGATTTTGATCTAAATTTTGAATTGTTTCTACCTGATATCATTGAAACAGCTTATGGTATTAAGTTAGATAATGCTCCAGATGCACTTATAGGTTCTATTGAAAAAATCAGGTTGTCTGATAATTACATTTTCCTGCTTGATAGATACACTACAAAATCAGTGAAAAAGTTTAATATAGATGGAAGCTTTATTACAAACATTGGACAAAAGGGTAATGGTCCAGGTGAGTATATTCAACCAACTGATTTTTATTTAGGGGACAGTATTATTGTTATATATGATCAATTTAAATCATCACTTTTGTTTTACGATTTGGATGGCAATTTTATTAAAAACAAAAACATACCTTTTTTTGCTGTCTCATTCCATATCTTTGACAGTAATACATACGTCTTCCACACGCTCGACTCTGATAATTATCATTTACCTGACATAATAAATTATTCTTTGGTTTGGACAGATTCTACTTTCAATGTTAAACATGTGAATGCATTTAGGGAAAAAGATCGATATTTGAGCTTTCTTTCGAAGAACAATATGGATCTATATAACAACAAGTTATATTACCACGAACCATTTAATGACACAATCTTCAGAGTTTCTGCTTCCGGGGACATTTATTACGATTATATCATTACTTTTCCAGGAAATGAACTTCCCAGAAAACTCCTATTGAAAGAAAACAAAAAAGATTTCTTAAAAGCAACTGATATTAATTCCACAAACAACTACGTTGTGAAAACTTCCAATCCGATTATCACAAAAGATTTCATATTTATGCCGATAGTGAGAAACGCAAGTAAGGTTAGTATTATTTATAATTCCAACAGGTTACTATTAGATGTATGTAATTACAGTAGTGATCAACCTATCTCATTTATGCCACCATTTCGCAATATCCTGAATTGTAAAGATAATACAATCATAGGATATGTTAATTCATACGAAATTTCCGAACATTTTGAGTATATGAAACGAGAAAACCGCCTTCATTTATTAACAGAAGAATTTATTGATTTGGCTAAAAATGTTAATGAAACAGATAACGCTATTATTGTTTTTTCCAAATTGAAGAATGTTGAACAATAG
- a CDS encoding IS3 family transposase (programmed frameshift), giving the protein MKKTRFTESQIVKILKEYESGIDAQTICREHGIAKATFYNWRKKYSGMEASQLKRLKELEEENRKLKQMYADQSLDNLMLKDLLGKKVLKPCEKKERAEYLHSTYLIGIGRACRLIGLHRSMWYYESKRNDVEVINKLEELSEKLPTRGFDEYYGRIRQEGYRWNRKRVLRVYRLLQLNLRKKRKRRLPARIKEPLEQPNGINHTWSMDFMSDSLIYGRRFRVLNIIDDYNREALAIESDFSLPAERVIKVLNEIIFWRGKPMKIRVDNGPEFISNALQKWAKDNEIKLKFIQPGKPTQNAYIERFNRFFREDILDAYLFNDLSEVRHLVSEWMDDYNEFHPHKSLGGKSPLDYVKNEYNHHILNSKESSLPEPVKGI; this is encoded by the exons ATGAAAAAAACAAGATTCACAGAAAGCCAAATTGTAAAAATTCTAAAGGAGTATGAAAGTGGTATTGATGCTCAAACGATATGTCGCGAGCATGGCATTGCCAAGGCTACATTTTATAATTGGCGCAAGAAGTATTCTGGTATGGAAGCCTCTCAGTTAAAACGTTTAAAAGAACTGGAGGAAGAAAACCGTAAACTCAAGCAGATGTATGCAGATCAGAGTTTAGATAACTTGATGCTAAAGGATTTGCTTG GGAAAAAAGTTTTAAAGCCCTGCGAGAAAAAAGAGCGAGCCGAATACTTGCATTCCACATACTTGATCGGCATCGGCAGGGCGTGCCGATTGATTGGATTGCATCGCTCCATGTGGTATTATGAAAGCAAACGAAACGATGTTGAAGTCATCAACAAGTTGGAAGAACTGTCAGAGAAACTTCCAACGCGTGGCTTTGATGAATATTATGGTCGAATACGCCAAGAAGGCTATAGATGGAACCGCAAGCGAGTATTGAGAGTCTATCGCTTGCTACAGCTAAACCTACGCAAAAAACGAAAAAGAAGGTTGCCTGCTCGTATAAAAGAACCACTGGAGCAACCCAATGGCATCAATCATACTTGGTCTATGGATTTTATGAGTGACAGCTTGATTTATGGCCGTAGATTCCGAGTATTAAATATTATTGATGATTACAACAGAGAAGCCTTGGCCATTGAGTCGGATTTCTCTTTACCAGCAGAACGTGTAATAAAAGTGCTTAATGAAATCATATTCTGGCGAGGAAAACCTATGAAAATAAGAGTTGATAATGGGCCTGAGTTTATCTCTAATGCTCTGCAGAAATGGGCAAAAGACAACGAAATTAAGTTAAAATTCATTCAACCTGGAAAACCAACCCAAAATGCATATATTGAAAGATTTAACCGCTTTTTCAGAGAGGACATTCTCGATGCATACTTGTTTAATGACCTATCTGAGGTTAGACATCTGGTCTCAGAATGGATGGATGATTATAATGAATTTCATCCACATAAATCATTGGGAGGTAAATCTCCCTTAGATTATGTTAAAAACGAGTATAACCACCATATTTTAAATAGCAAAGAAAGTTCGCTGCCAGAACCTGTCAAGGGTATATAA
- a CDS encoding 6-bladed beta-propeller, whose product MRRTVFVLIISALISCKNNSKENTSGVKESISTIEVVVSQNDLQIANKNGEPNYIFLEQRDKNSAIADISKLIYFDDKIIILDTQSNKVFLFDNSGNFISEIGRAGKGPGEFLRVSDILISKPDSCIELLDAGSQKILRMDKQFNYFTSINLPFFCQNFHKSIQGEYWFFTNNQANTSKDTKESFNIIKADENVENLSFFIPIQEHMKDLVIATPYSFTNSVNASIFALPLENTLYSIHNDTVTRKYVIDFGENNLPLKYIEPLKKIETTNFPERFNILNQINKTDYAYMIHSVFETDHHVYFQFQRDKKVYGTLLNKDDWQYKTGIIPPLFGQPVYFTNNQISTVIYPHNLSGVASDSSKGELELLLSKVRENDNPIIKQIMIE is encoded by the coding sequence ATGAGAAGAACAGTTTTTGTATTAATTATTTCTGCACTCATCTCATGCAAAAATAATAGCAAAGAAAACACTAGTGGCGTTAAAGAGAGCATTTCTACAATTGAGGTGGTGGTCTCCCAAAACGACTTACAGATTGCAAACAAAAATGGAGAACCAAACTACATTTTCCTGGAACAAAGAGATAAAAATAGTGCAATTGCTGATATAAGTAAGCTCATATACTTTGATGATAAGATAATCATCCTAGATACGCAAAGTAACAAGGTGTTCCTATTTGATAATTCAGGGAACTTTATATCTGAAATTGGAAGGGCAGGAAAAGGACCGGGTGAGTTCTTAAGAGTTTCAGACATACTGATCTCTAAACCAGACAGTTGTATAGAGCTGCTTGATGCAGGTTCTCAAAAGATCCTTAGAATGGATAAACAATTTAATTATTTTACTTCAATCAATTTACCATTCTTTTGTCAAAATTTCCACAAATCTATTCAGGGGGAATACTGGTTCTTCACAAATAATCAAGCCAATACATCGAAAGACACAAAGGAGTCATTCAATATAATAAAAGCGGATGAAAACGTCGAAAACTTGTCCTTCTTTATTCCAATCCAGGAGCACATGAAAGACCTTGTGATAGCTACTCCATACAGCTTTACCAATTCTGTTAATGCATCGATCTTTGCTTTACCACTCGAAAACACACTATATTCCATACACAATGATACAGTTACCAGGAAATATGTGATTGACTTTGGAGAAAACAACCTTCCCCTTAAGTATATTGAACCTTTAAAAAAAATAGAAACTACCAATTTTCCTGAAAGGTTCAATATTCTAAATCAGATAAATAAGACAGATTACGCGTATATGATCCATTCGGTTTTCGAGACAGACCATCATGTATATTTTCAGTTTCAAAGGGACAAGAAAGTCTACGGTACTCTTCTTAACAAAGATGATTGGCAATATAAAACTGGGATAATTCCACCTCTGTTTGGCCAGCCAGTTTATTTTACAAACAATCAAATCAGCACAGTTATATATCCACATAATTTATCTGGTGTTGCATCAGACTCTTCAAAAGGAGAGTTAGAATTATTGCTAAGCAAAGTAAGAGAAAATGATAATCCAATAATCAAACAAATCATGATTGAATAA
- a CDS encoding sensor histidine kinase N-terminal domain-containing protein yields the protein MLFVIQGNKYEEFMNEVFNYEYVDSRYYTVMDPEGKFLESNKDIPRWIIESSVLIDSENKIKMVGAP from the coding sequence GTGCTATTTGTAATTCAGGGCAACAAATATGAGGAGTTTATGAACGAAGTGTTTAATTACGAATATGTAGATAGTAGGTATTATACAGTGATGGATCCTGAGGGTAAGTTTCTTGAATCGAACAAGGATATTCCTCGCTGGATTATTGAATCTTCGGTGTTGATTGATTCTGAGAACAAAATTAAGATGGTAGGGGCGCCCTGA
- a CDS encoding O-antigen ligase family protein, whose translation MKKGSAHIVTLVQLLILCAMFSTAFMVSRGFFNDLLTAKQYGLEICALFGTVLLALTLIAAALVLPPAQSRAAWIAGTVGCLFVLTCHPVFKSFWHSLKNKLHSFSIPMRVLCLLAILLVVLVIGFGLYTIKKGSADGRVLIWQVTSQLIKQKPIMGHGSGAFAALYMNEQANWFEAGKGSEVQSMVAGSPEAPFNEVLKLWLEKGLLAVVLAGALLYFLLRDKSLPAASSWQTDQDQEQSFDGPVPNIGVKGSLLALLVFSYFSYPFAISSFVLQLVVLVALLAGASTQLFSITGSRALFLTLPTAFAIIIVSVYFLPQRQAHYQAMKIWNQADQLYYLTAYKASVAAYQETFPQLQNNGLFLQMYGKALSMTEKHEESNKVLILAQKYLSSQIIQNTLGDNHKALGNFEAAEKAYRKSSLMIPSSLLPKYLAAKLFIDSDQLNKAKQTADDILKSTIKVESSATREIMNEMNEIVTKSLTEKTHRHTEEKTIKPQ comes from the coding sequence ATGAAAAAAGGCAGCGCCCATATCGTAACACTGGTTCAGCTACTGATCCTATGCGCCATGTTCTCAACGGCGTTTATGGTGTCCCGGGGCTTCTTTAACGACCTGCTTACCGCCAAACAATACGGTCTTGAAATCTGCGCTCTGTTTGGTACGGTTCTTCTGGCGCTCACCCTTATCGCCGCAGCACTTGTACTGCCTCCCGCGCAATCCAGGGCAGCCTGGATTGCAGGCACGGTCGGGTGCCTATTCGTGTTGACATGCCATCCGGTATTTAAGTCCTTCTGGCATAGTTTAAAAAATAAGCTTCATTCCTTCTCAATACCCATGCGGGTATTGTGCTTGCTTGCCATCCTGCTTGTCGTTCTGGTTATAGGCTTTGGACTTTACACCATAAAAAAGGGCTCGGCAGACGGCAGAGTGCTCATTTGGCAGGTCACCAGTCAGCTGATAAAACAAAAACCCATAATGGGTCATGGTTCAGGTGCATTTGCAGCGTTGTATATGAATGAGCAGGCCAACTGGTTCGAAGCAGGCAAAGGAAGCGAAGTGCAATCTATGGTGGCCGGCTCACCGGAAGCTCCCTTTAATGAAGTATTGAAGCTCTGGCTGGAAAAGGGCCTCCTTGCTGTTGTTCTGGCCGGTGCCCTACTGTATTTCTTGTTAAGAGACAAAAGTCTTCCAGCGGCCTCATCATGGCAAACAGACCAGGACCAAGAGCAATCATTTGATGGCCCAGTCCCAAACATTGGTGTCAAGGGTTCTTTGCTTGCCCTGTTGGTCTTCAGCTACTTCTCCTATCCCTTCGCTATCAGCTCCTTTGTTTTGCAGCTGGTCGTCTTGGTAGCACTCTTAGCAGGAGCAAGCACGCAATTATTTAGTATTACTGGATCAAGAGCGCTGTTTCTGACTTTACCGACAGCTTTTGCAATTATCATAGTCTCTGTCTATTTTCTCCCTCAACGTCAGGCGCATTATCAAGCGATGAAGATCTGGAATCAAGCAGATCAGTTATACTACTTAACAGCTTACAAAGCATCCGTAGCAGCCTACCAGGAAACATTCCCTCAATTACAAAATAACGGACTTTTCCTTCAGATGTATGGCAAAGCACTCAGTATGACCGAGAAGCACGAAGAAAGCAACAAAGTACTTATTCTTGCTCAAAAGTACCTCAGCAGTCAAATCATCCAAAATACGCTTGGCGACAACCATAAAGCACTGGGCAACTTTGAAGCTGCAGAAAAGGCTTATCGTAAAAGTAGCCTAATGATTCCTTCTTCATTGCTGCCCAAATACCTGGCTGCTAAACTATTTATAGATAGCGACCAGCTCAATAAAGCAAAACAAACCGCAGATGATATTCTCAAAAGCACAATAAAAGTTGAGTCATCAGCAACTAGAGAAATAATGAATGAAATGAACGAAATAGTTACAAAGAGTTTAACGGAGAAGACACACAGGCACACAGAGGAAAAAACAATAAAGCCTCAGTAA
- a CDS encoding 6-bladed beta-propeller, which translates to MKYLLIGTYCLIYILSACNNSSINTVNVDENGVIKLKIDPMSFHDDLFSDLIEDVYFIQLETSTESRLGEIGKIEIKGDKIFIQDRSLHEIKIFNIDGKYLGKISNRHRGPGGYNDIYSFSVSKNGELIEIYDSRGFKFRTYNLNNEFVEDFSIDYIVSDFMKLENDKKVVYSGYFPSYNMDGFPNSSRLLFVNKSDVYQSAFDYVYSESNRIREVMGGFRNLSYYGDTIVLGNEYADFNIYHIFEDSIKKKYQIDFGDEFMPPININSSEEEIENFLNLDQRHEFAKIFRVLESSQHLFVEYAVKKRMCFFLLDKTNGEVYNLQSSFDPSRRVDISVPVTIWNDTFVGILNAEYFKMVFESRKEQGIDPPSILSEIDRKIDENCNPVLSFIKFK; encoded by the coding sequence ATGAAATACTTATTAATTGGCACTTATTGTTTGATTTACATCCTATCAGCATGTAACAATTCAAGCATTAATACTGTGAATGTGGACGAAAATGGTGTTATCAAATTAAAAATTGACCCAATGTCATTTCATGATGACCTATTTAGTGATTTAATTGAAGACGTTTACTTTATTCAATTAGAAACATCGACAGAAAGCCGTTTAGGAGAAATTGGAAAAATTGAAATCAAAGGAGATAAGATTTTTATTCAAGATAGATCACTACATGAAATAAAGATTTTTAATATTGACGGGAAATACCTTGGGAAAATATCTAATAGACATCGAGGACCAGGTGGATACAACGATATTTATAGTTTTTCAGTTTCCAAGAATGGTGAATTGATAGAAATCTATGATAGTAGAGGGTTTAAATTCAGAACCTATAACCTAAATAATGAATTTGTCGAAGATTTCTCTATCGATTACATCGTGAGCGATTTCATGAAGCTTGAAAACGACAAGAAAGTGGTTTACTCTGGTTACTTTCCTTCGTATAACATGGATGGATTCCCAAATTCGTCAAGATTACTTTTTGTTAATAAGTCTGACGTTTATCAATCCGCATTTGATTATGTGTATTCTGAATCAAACCGGATTAGGGAGGTAATGGGTGGATTTAGAAATCTAAGCTATTACGGTGATACTATTGTATTGGGAAATGAATATGCGGATTTTAATATTTACCATATTTTTGAAGACTCCATAAAGAAAAAGTATCAAATTGATTTCGGCGATGAGTTCATGCCTCCAATAAATATAAATTCCTCTGAGGAAGAAATAGAGAACTTCTTAAATTTAGATCAGAGACATGAGTTCGCTAAAATTTTTAGAGTATTAGAATCCTCACAACACTTATTTGTTGAGTATGCAGTAAAAAAAAGGATGTGTTTCTTTTTACTTGACAAAACTAATGGAGAAGTATATAACCTACAAAGCTCTTTTGACCCCTCTAGGAGAGTCGACATATCTGTTCCAGTAACTATATGGAATGACACTTTTGTAGGAATCCTTAATGCTGAATATTTTAAGATGGTTTTTGAAAGTCGTAAAGAACAAGGAATAGACCCTCCTTCTATTTTATCTGAAATAGATAGAAAAATTGATGAAAACTGCAACCCTGTTCTGTCCTTTATTAAATTTAAATAG